A stretch of Panthera uncia isolate 11264 chromosome A1 unlocalized genomic scaffold, Puncia_PCG_1.0 HiC_scaffold_16, whole genome shotgun sequence DNA encodes these proteins:
- the CKAP2 gene encoding cytoskeleton-associated protein 2 isoform X1 encodes MSTPAVPRELQLPPSQRAQPEFREQRRQKLKEHMLKRKTFFAYKEENHISSTRDQKVMTSEGQVHEETKVLKFKTKMAGKENVSRPPGSKNNITMEKNCIPLRPSNELTNSTTAIDTPNSEDNNQTGQLEPIKGDPPGQHMTLSQVFHLKNNNKKKQIMTEKPKQDANMSKKLVLGSYRGQIVQSKINSFRKPLQIRDESSAAIKKLSTTVPKATEPLRTNSSSVTAKSDRASNVTTATKLVSTTIQNRQLLRPPIRSHRDNAQDAVRPGIGRSSANVTIRKGPLEKELVQLNTVSSSAKTGSQDIERKKTLTRSVKSEIVARPVSSSNTKLIEKSKNVDPRRHTIAKATIDRSAQPKETAEERKARLSEWKAGKRKVLKRPPSSGVTQPEPEGQHENPVGSFWTTMVEEDEQRLFTEKVNKTFSECLNLISEGCPKEEILVILNDLIKNIPDAKKLVKYWICLARIEPLTSPIENIITIYEKAILAGAQPIEEMRHTIADILTMKSQEKVKYGENIEEACATKEYIHEVSTEDRGVNLESGKPEMEKKTRNVVFQDDEKEQDDKTKDSTNDVKTPSTETRGSCLIKYNVSTTPYLQSVKKKIQFDNTDSTFKELKFLTPVRRSRRIQEKTSKLPDMLKDHYPCVSSLEQLTELGGETDAFVCRPNSALCPMFSEPGTAEEK; translated from the exons ATGAGCACCCCAGCAGTGCCCCGGGAGCTACAACTGCCCCCGAGCCAGAGGGCCCAGCCCGAGTTCAGAG aacaaagaagacagaaactcAAGGAacatatgttaaaaagaaaaacgtttTTTGCATACAAGGAGGAAAATCACATATCCAG tactagaGACCAGAAAGTGATGACCTCTGAGGGCCAGGTCCATGAAGAGACAAAAgttctgaaatttaaaacaaaaatg GCTGGTAAAGAAAATGTCAGTAGACCTCccgggagcaaaaataatataacaatggaaaaaaattgtattccTTTAAGGCCTTCTAATGAACTAACCAATTCAACTACAGCAATTGATACACCTAATTCTGAGGATAATAATCAAACTGGGCAGTTGGAACCAATTAAAGGTGACCCTCCAGGTCAACACATGACATTAAGCCAAGTGTttcatcttaaaaacaacaataaaaagaaacaaataatgacaGAAAAACCAAAGCAAGATGCTAACATGTCCAAGAAGCTTGTGCTTGGATCTTACCGTGGCCAAATTGTTCAGTCTAAGATTAATTCATTTAGAAAGCCTCTACAAATCAGAGATGAGAGTTCTGCGGCAATAAAGAAACTTTCTACTACAGTCCCTAAAGCTACAGAGCCTCTGCGCACAAACAGCAGCAGTGTGACAGCGAAAAGCGATAGAGCCTCTAACGTGACGACTGCCACTAAACTTGTGAGCACTACAATTCAGAACAGACAGCTTCTGCGACCTCCTATTAGAAGTCACCGCGACAATGCTCAGGACGCTGTGAGACCAGGCATCGGTAGAAGCTCGGCCAATGTTACGATTCGGAAAGGGCCTCTCGAGAAAGAGTTAGTGCAATTAAACACAGTTTCATCTAGTGCCAAAACCGGTTCTCaggatatagaaagaaagaagacactaaCAAGAAGCGTGAAGTCTGAAATCGTAGCCAGGCCTGTTTCGTCTTCTAACACCAAACTGATAGAAAAGTCGAAAAACGTTGACCCTCGCAGGCATACAATAGCAAAAGCAACTATTGATAGATCAGCTCAGCCCAAAGAaacagcagaagagagaaa AGCTCGTCTGAGTGAGTGGAAAGCTGGCAAAAGGAAAGTCCTGAAAAGGCCTCCTAGCTCAGGAGTTACCCAGCCTGAGCCTGAAGGGCAACACGAAAACCCAGTTGGGTCCTTTTGGACCACCATGGTAGAAGAAGACGAACAGAGATTATTTACCGAAAAAGTGAACAAGACATTTTCCGAATGCCTAAACCTGATTAGTGAG GGATgcccaaaagaagaaatattggtCATACTTAATGACCTGattaaaaatattccagatgCCAAAAAGCTTGTTAAATATTGGATATGCCTTGCACGTATTGAACCACTCACAAGTCCTATTGAAAACATTATCACAATCTATGAGAAAGCCATTCTGGCAGGCGCTCAG CCTATTGAAGAGATGCGACATACCATTGCAGATATTCTGACAATGAAGAGtcaagaaaaagttaaatatg GGGAAAATATTGAGGAGGCTTGTGCAACCAAGGAATACATCCATGAAGTCAGCACTGAAGACAGAGGGGTTAATCTAGAGTCAGGAAaaccagaaatggaaaagaaaactagaaatgtGGTATTTCAAGATGATGAAAAAGAGCAAGATGACAAAACAAAAGATTCAACCAATGATGTTAAGACCCCCAGTACAGAAACCAGGGGGAGTTGcttaattaaatataatgtgtCTACTACACCATACCTACAAAG tgtAAAAAAGAAGATACAGTTTGACAATACAGATTCTACATTTAAAGAGCTAAAGTTTCTAACACCAGTGAGACGTTCTCGACGTATTCAAGAGAAGACTTCTAAATTGCCAGATATGTTAAAAGACCATTATCCTTGTGTGTCTTCATTGGAACAATTAACAGAGTTGGGGGGTGAAACCGATGCTTTCGTATGCCGTCCCAATTCAGCACTATGCCCGAtgttctcagagcctggaacagcagaagagaaataa
- the CKAP2 gene encoding cytoskeleton-associated protein 2 isoform X2, producing the protein MTSEGQVHEETKVLKFKTKMAGKENVSRPPGSKNNITMEKNCIPLRPSNELTNSTTAIDTPNSEDNNQTGQLEPIKGDPPGQHMTLSQVFHLKNNNKKKQIMTEKPKQDANMSKKLVLGSYRGQIVQSKINSFRKPLQIRDESSAAIKKLSTTVPKATEPLRTNSSSVTAKSDRASNVTTATKLVSTTIQNRQLLRPPIRSHRDNAQDAVRPGIGRSSANVTIRKGPLEKELVQLNTVSSSAKTGSQDIERKKTLTRSVKSEIVARPVSSSNTKLIEKSKNVDPRRHTIAKATIDRSAQPKETAEERKARLSEWKAGKRKVLKRPPSSGVTQPEPEGQHENPVGSFWTTMVEEDEQRLFTEKVNKTFSECLNLISEGCPKEEILVILNDLIKNIPDAKKLVKYWICLARIEPLTSPIENIITIYEKAILAGAQPIEEMRHTIADILTMKSQEKVKYGENIEEACATKEYIHEVSTEDRGVNLESGKPEMEKKTRNVVFQDDEKEQDDKTKDSTNDVKTPSTETRGSCLIKYNVSTTPYLQSVKKKIQFDNTDSTFKELKFLTPVRRSRRIQEKTSKLPDMLKDHYPCVSSLEQLTELGGETDAFVCRPNSALCPMFSEPGTAEEK; encoded by the exons ATGACCTCTGAGGGCCAGGTCCATGAAGAGACAAAAgttctgaaatttaaaacaaaaatg GCTGGTAAAGAAAATGTCAGTAGACCTCccgggagcaaaaataatataacaatggaaaaaaattgtattccTTTAAGGCCTTCTAATGAACTAACCAATTCAACTACAGCAATTGATACACCTAATTCTGAGGATAATAATCAAACTGGGCAGTTGGAACCAATTAAAGGTGACCCTCCAGGTCAACACATGACATTAAGCCAAGTGTttcatcttaaaaacaacaataaaaagaaacaaataatgacaGAAAAACCAAAGCAAGATGCTAACATGTCCAAGAAGCTTGTGCTTGGATCTTACCGTGGCCAAATTGTTCAGTCTAAGATTAATTCATTTAGAAAGCCTCTACAAATCAGAGATGAGAGTTCTGCGGCAATAAAGAAACTTTCTACTACAGTCCCTAAAGCTACAGAGCCTCTGCGCACAAACAGCAGCAGTGTGACAGCGAAAAGCGATAGAGCCTCTAACGTGACGACTGCCACTAAACTTGTGAGCACTACAATTCAGAACAGACAGCTTCTGCGACCTCCTATTAGAAGTCACCGCGACAATGCTCAGGACGCTGTGAGACCAGGCATCGGTAGAAGCTCGGCCAATGTTACGATTCGGAAAGGGCCTCTCGAGAAAGAGTTAGTGCAATTAAACACAGTTTCATCTAGTGCCAAAACCGGTTCTCaggatatagaaagaaagaagacactaaCAAGAAGCGTGAAGTCTGAAATCGTAGCCAGGCCTGTTTCGTCTTCTAACACCAAACTGATAGAAAAGTCGAAAAACGTTGACCCTCGCAGGCATACAATAGCAAAAGCAACTATTGATAGATCAGCTCAGCCCAAAGAaacagcagaagagagaaa AGCTCGTCTGAGTGAGTGGAAAGCTGGCAAAAGGAAAGTCCTGAAAAGGCCTCCTAGCTCAGGAGTTACCCAGCCTGAGCCTGAAGGGCAACACGAAAACCCAGTTGGGTCCTTTTGGACCACCATGGTAGAAGAAGACGAACAGAGATTATTTACCGAAAAAGTGAACAAGACATTTTCCGAATGCCTAAACCTGATTAGTGAG GGATgcccaaaagaagaaatattggtCATACTTAATGACCTGattaaaaatattccagatgCCAAAAAGCTTGTTAAATATTGGATATGCCTTGCACGTATTGAACCACTCACAAGTCCTATTGAAAACATTATCACAATCTATGAGAAAGCCATTCTGGCAGGCGCTCAG CCTATTGAAGAGATGCGACATACCATTGCAGATATTCTGACAATGAAGAGtcaagaaaaagttaaatatg GGGAAAATATTGAGGAGGCTTGTGCAACCAAGGAATACATCCATGAAGTCAGCACTGAAGACAGAGGGGTTAATCTAGAGTCAGGAAaaccagaaatggaaaagaaaactagaaatgtGGTATTTCAAGATGATGAAAAAGAGCAAGATGACAAAACAAAAGATTCAACCAATGATGTTAAGACCCCCAGTACAGAAACCAGGGGGAGTTGcttaattaaatataatgtgtCTACTACACCATACCTACAAAG tgtAAAAAAGAAGATACAGTTTGACAATACAGATTCTACATTTAAAGAGCTAAAGTTTCTAACACCAGTGAGACGTTCTCGACGTATTCAAGAGAAGACTTCTAAATTGCCAGATATGTTAAAAGACCATTATCCTTGTGTGTCTTCATTGGAACAATTAACAGAGTTGGGGGGTGAAACCGATGCTTTCGTATGCCGTCCCAATTCAGCACTATGCCCGAtgttctcagagcctggaacagcagaagagaaataa